In one Alosa alosa isolate M-15738 ecotype Scorff River chromosome 14, AALO_Geno_1.1, whole genome shotgun sequence genomic region, the following are encoded:
- the jph3a gene encoding junctophilin-3 — translation MSTGGRFDFDDGGSYCGGWEQGKAHGRGVCTGPQGQGEYAGAWSHGFEVLGVYTWPSGNSYQGTWAQGKRHGIGVESKGRWEYRGEWTQGFKGRYGQLESTSSGAKYEGTWSNGLQDGYGTETYSDGGTYQGQWLGGMRHGYGVRQSVPYGMAAVILSPLRTSINSLRSEHSEGPSQEDGSAGGVGRSAGSPVGRGGFVLSAHGDAERQRKRKGRFRQSILSGLKLRRSESKSSLASQLSKQSSFCSEAGMSTVSSAASDINSNVSLGEVELGNSVDATVTEIYAGEWRNDWRTGWGVCRRTDGLRYEGEWLANKRHGYGCTTFPDGTKEEGKYKQNALVSGKRKNLIPLRASKIREKVDRAVEAAEKAADIAKQKAEIALSRMSHARGKAEAAEGVAQRALEECRLARVIAKELSPSFNHYGNGLECKRQERKEKDIEVMSTGTDSPELCTPDTTPPVLTPERSPVLSSPSSPPCSPPSHRARNACFMRQGAVDEQGGAEIQVLVEGRGGVDHLRGGGGNGWSADMYPTRRGSKGESSRSTTPSLLEEAELGHMNGHEQTNANHKSRENVSFNHKPIEHSPSEKLWEHKPSNQKPWKHAPSNHRSRQYSAPNHREWENSSSNHKSCERDSSKPQVHIYSNHKALGHSLPNHKNHEHASSNHKPKEYISTQHKPKDHIPSNYNPREQHAPSSYRKPHDHVYSNHKPSQPTSNHVVGKPALSDFKPIEPDRKCSPVGWAAENTAPQWSPSRSHLLEQDEERVDDYRVEMRLQPPESFPQQHLGSGNECAGPKGHNSQRLRLRNHESKDWGLSAREGSMDSVQMLDSLNVGVDLEEWPLHRDVTLSPPLTSSPITLEHEGEHLNLIKSNSGSSSILVVMVILLNIGVAILFIHFFI, via the exons ATGTCCACTGGAGGCAGGTTTGACTTTGATGATGGGGGGTCGTACTGTGGAGGGTGGGAACAGGGTAAGGCCCACGGGCGGGGGGTCTGCACGGGGCCCCAGGGCCAAGGGGAGTATGCCGGGGCCTGGAGCCATGGCTTCGAGGTCCTGGGGGTGTACACCTGGCCCAGCGGGAACAGTTACCAAGGCACATGGGCACAAGGCAAGCGCCACGGCATCGGCGTGGAGAGCAAAGGCCGGTGGGAGTACAGGGGCGAGTGGACACAAGGATTTAAAGGCCGCTACGGGCAGCTGGAGAGCACAAGCAGCGGAGCTAAGTATGAGGGGACCTGGAGCAATGGTTTACAAGATGGATATGGCACTGAGACATACTCTGATGGAG GAACGTACCAAGGCCAGTGGCTGGGGGGGATGCGACACGGATACGGAGTTCGACAAAGTGTGCCTTACGGCATGGCGGCTGTCATTCTCTCCCCTCTGCGCACCTCCATAAACTCCCTGCGCTCGGAGCACAGCGAGGGGCCGTCGCAGGAGGACGGCAGCGCTGGTGGGGTGGGCAGGTCTGCGGGGAGCCCCGTTGGGCGCGGCGGCTTCGTGCTGTCCGCTCACGGCGACGCCGAGCGGCAGCGGAAAAGGAAGGGCCGCTTCCGTCAGTCCATCCTGAGCGGCCTGAAGCTGCGCCGCTCGGAGTCCAAGAGCTCCCTGGCCAGCCAGCTGAGCAAGCAGAGCTCCTTCTGCAGCGAGGCCGGCATGAGCACCGTCAGCTCGGCCGCCTCCGACATCAACTCCAACGTCAGCCTGGGCGAGGTCGAGCTGGGCAACAGCGTGGACGCCACGGTGACGGAGATCTATGCCGGCGAGTGGAGGAACGACTGGCGGACGGGCTGGGGGGTCTGCCGGCGCACCGACGGCCTGCGGTACGAAGGGGAGTGGCTGGCCAACAAACGTCACGGCTATGGCTGCACCACCTTCCCCGACGGCACGAAGGAGGAGGGGAAGTACAAGCAGAACGCACTGGTAAGTGGCAAGAGGAAGAACCTCATCCCACTGCGCGCCAGCAAGATCCGGGAGAAGGTGGACCGTGCTGTGGAGGCCGCAGAGAAGGCTGCAGACATCGCCAAGCAGAAGGCTGAAATAGCACTGTCCAG AATGAGCCATGCCAGAGGAAAAGCAGAGGCTGCCGAGGGTGTTGCACAGAGAGCCCTGGAGGAATGCCGTCTAGCCAGGGTCATTGCCAAAGAACTCTCCCCCTCCTTTAATCACTATGGGAATG GGCTGGAGTGCAAGCggcaggagaggaaggagaaggacATAGAGGTGATGTCGACCGGCACGGACAGCCCGGAGCTCTGCACGCCGGACACCACGCCTCCCGTCCTGACGCCGGAGCGGAGCCCCGTGCTGAGCAGCCCGTCGTCGCCGCCCTGCAGCCCGCCGTCGCACCGCGCCCGCAACGCCTGCTTCATGCGCCAGGGCGCCGTGGACGAGCAGGGAGGGGCCGAGATCCAGGTCCTGGTGGAAGGGAGGGGGGGCGTGGACCACCTGAGGGGCGGCGGAGGGAACGGCTGGTCGGCCGACATGTATCCCACCCGGAGGGGGAGCAAGGGGGAGAGCAGTCGCTCGACCACGCCATCCCTGCTGGAGGAGGCAGAGCTGGGTCACATGAACGGCCACGAGCAGACCAACGCCAATCACAAGTCACGGGAGAACGTCTCCTTCAATCACAAGCCCATCGAGCACTCCCCCTCCGAGAAGTTGTGGGAACACAAGCCCTCCAACCAGAAGCCCTGGAAGCATGCACCGTCGAACCACCGCTCCAGACAGTACTCGGCGCCTAACCATCGGGAGTGGGAAAACTCCTCTTCCAACCACAAGTCCTGTGAGCGTGACTCTTCCAAACCACAGGTGCACATCTATTCCAATCACAAGGCTCTGGGGCACAGTCTGCCCAATCACAAGAACCACGAGCACGCTTCTTCCAATCACAAGCCAAAGGAGTACATATCCACACAACACAAGCCAAAAGATCACATCCCTTCCAATTACAACCCTCGAGAGCAGCATGCACCCTCCTCCTATCGCAAACCCCATGACCACGTCTACTCCAATCACAAACCGAGCCAGCCGACGTCCAATCACGTTGTGGGCAAACCCGCCTTGTCTGACTTCAAGCCCATCGAGCCGGATAGGAAGTGCTCCCCCGTGGGATGGGCCGCCGAGAACACCGCCCCCCAGTGGAGCCCCTCCCGCTCCCACCTGCTGGAGCAAGACGAGGAGAGGGTGGATGACTACAGGGTGGAGATGAGGCTCCAGCCCCCAGAGTCCTTCCCCCAGCAACACTTGGGCTCAGGCAACGAGTGTGCGGGTCCCAAAGGGCACAACTCACAGAGACTGAGGCTGAGGAACCATGAAAGCAAAGACTGGGGTCTCTCGGCCAGAGAAGGGTCCATGGACTCGGTACAAATGCTGGACAGCCTGAATGTAGGGGTGGACCTGGAGGAGTGGCCGCTGCACAGGGACGTCACCCTCTCCCCGCCCCTCACATCATCCCCCATCACACTGGAACACGAGGGGGAGCATCTAAACCTGATCAAATCAAACTCA GGTTCCAGCTCCATtctagtggtcatggtgattttACTCAACATCGGGGTCGCCATTTTATTCATCCATTTCTTCATTTAA
- the csnk2a2a gene encoding casein kinase 2, alpha prime polypeptide a isoform X1: MPGPAAGSKARVYADVNKLKSKEYWDYEAHVPSWSNQDDYQLVRKLGRGKYSEVFEAINVNSNERVVVKILKPVKKKKIKREIKILENLKGGTNIIRLVDTVKDPVSRTPALVFECINNTDFKDLYQRLTDFDIRFYLYELLKALDYCHSMGIMHRDVKPHNVMIDHQMRKLRLIDWGLAEFYHPAQEYNVRVASRSYKGPELLVDYQMYDYSLDMWSLGCMLASMIFQKEPFFHGQDNYDQLVRIAKVLGTEELYDYLQKYHIELDTRFKDLLGQQTRKRWEQFVQPENQHLVSPEALDLLDKLLRYDHQQRLTAAEAMEHPYFYPVLKGQSLSNTDSTLAISGSNAT; this comes from the exons ATGCCCGGTCCAGCGGCCGGTAGCAAAGCACGGGTGTATGCCGATGTCAACAAGCTGAAGAGCAAAGAGTACTGGGACTATGAAGCTCACGTCCCAAGCTGGAG caaccAGGATGACTATCAGCTTGTACGTAAACTGGGCAGAGGGAAGTACAGCGAAGTTTTTGAAGCCATCAACGTCAACAGCAATGAAAGGGTGGTTGTCAAAATCCTCAAG CctgtgaagaagaagaagatcaaACGTGAGATCAAAATCCTAGAAAATCTGAAAGGAGGCACCAACATAATTCGTCTGGTGGACACAGTGAAGGATCCAGTG TCGAGGACACCAGCACTTGTCTTTGAGTGCATTAATAACACAGATTTTAAG GACCTGTACCAGAGGCTAACAGATTTTGATATACGTTTCTACCTGTATGAGCTGCTCAAG GCTCTGGACTACTGTCACAGCATGGGGATCATGCATCGGGATGTCAAGCCACACAATGTGATGATAGACCACCAAATGAGAAAG TTGCGTCTCATTGACTGGGGGCTGGCAGAGTTCTACCACCCTGCTCAGGAGTACAATGTCAGGGTGGCATCCAGGTCGTACAAGGGACCAGAGCTGCTGGTGGACTATCAG ATGTACGACTACAGTCTGGACATGTGGAGCCTGGGCTGCATGCTGGCCAGTATGATATTCCAGAAGGAGCCCTTTTTCCACGGACAAGATAACTATGACCAG CTTGTCCGTATAGCCAAGGTCCTGGGAACAGAGGAACTCTATGACTACCTGCAAAAGTACCACATTGAACTGGACACCCGTTTCAAGGACCTACTGGGCCA GCAGACACGTAAGCGCTGGGAGCAGTTTGTTCAGCCGGAGAACCAGCACCTGGTAAGCCCAGAGGCCCTCGACCTTTTGGACAAGCTTCTGCGCTATGACCATCAGCAGAGGCTGACCGCTGCCGAAGCCATGGAGCACCCTTACTTCT ATCCTGTGCTGAAGGGACAGTCTCTCTCCAACACAGACAGCACTCTTGCAATAAGCGGCTCCAACGCAACATGA
- the kiaa0895l gene encoding uncharacterized protein KIAA0895-like has product MVLDLGDNCMEQTEGMGAVRNSTDGIGPEAQSDRAKPVRTRARTSSIGQRDRLSHNGLQPKACSGAGISTDTDHKAVAGETVVRRGTGEVAQATGRRASGRRPLSLEVTPQRLRTSQTTERKILQPPWRSGAPSPPMRSLTSPSLGPEGGWMRRSESTCTMNASVTPRPSKGRIRSATSLPHIAKLGSLKPIPPAPSPRVPCLLVALRPINLEQERQTFFESDYQYEPQFEYVSPEPVSVLEKYKEGSGLFLSQAIGIMECVLRKFGTYENFEEITGGSVLPKSRVWASARKYLQKEGCVGEVVVCLSDELLSQAVMMVERCRPTLTINLQGARQHWLEGMLRHEIGTHYLRGVNNNLQPWSSAAGRKKFGLKPANPTEEGLASLHSVLLRKQPYLWRAALLYYTVHHAANMSFSQLFSHIARFVQNPAVRWEYCLRAKRGQTDTSKPGCFSKDQVYLDGILRILRHRRNIDFKMLTSLGKVSYEDVERLRHMAVLHRTRIPHFMQDEVRYLQHLDYIVEVNELDDAELQNLVP; this is encoded by the exons ATGGTGCTGGACCTAGGTGATAATTGCATGGAGCAGACAGAGGGCATGGGTGCAGTCAGGAACAGCACCGATGGGATAGGTCCTGAGGCCCAGTCTGACAGAGCCAAACCCGTCAGGACCCGAGCTAGAACCAGCAGCATCGGCCAGAGGGACCGTCTCTCCCACAATGGGCTGCAGCCCAAGGCTTGCTCCGGTGCGGGCAtctccacagacacagaccacaAGGCCGTTGCCGGGGAAACTGTGGTTCGTCGGGGCACAGGGGAAGTCGCGCAGGCAACGGGTCGGAGAGCTAGTGGGCGGAGGCCCCTGAGTCTGGAAGTCACCCCACAACGGCTGAGGACCAGCCAGACCACTGAGAGGAAGATCCTGCAGCCACCATGGCGGAGTGGAGCCCCCTCTCCACCCATGCGCAGCCTAACAAGCCCCAGCCTGGGGCCAGAGGGGGGCTGGATGCGCCGCAGCGAAAGCACCTGCACCATGAATGCCAGCGTGACCCCGAGGCCCAGCAAGGGGCGCATTCGCTCAGCCACCTCCCTGCCCCATATTGCCAAGCTAGGCAGCCTCAAACCAATTCCCCCAGCCCCCTCACCCAGGGTGCCCTGTCTGCTGGTGGCCCTGCGGCCGATCAATCTGGAGCAGGAGCGCCAGACTTTTTTTGAGTCAGACTACCAGTACGAGCCTCAGTTTGAGTATGTTTCACCAGAACCAGTGAGCGTCCTGGAAAAGTACAAGGAAGGTTCTGGTCTTTTCCTTTCCCAG GCTATAGGCATCATGGAATGTGTTCTGAGGAAGTTTGGCACATATGAGAACTTTGAAGAAATCACAGGGGGAAGTGTGCTTCCTAAAAGCCGCGTGTGGGCATCGGCACGCAAATACTTGCAAAAGGAGGGCTGTGTGGGAGAG GTGGTGGTGTGCCTCTCTGATGAGCTGCTGTCCCAAGCAGTGATGATGGTGGAGCGCTGTCGACCAACACTGACCATCAACCTGCAGGGAGCTCGTCAGCATTGGCTAGAGGGAATGCTCAGGCATGAGATTG GCACTCACTACTTGCGAGGTGTGAACAACAATCTCCAGCCTTGGAGTAGCGCCGCGGGCAGGAAGAAGTTTGGCCTGAAGCCTGCCAACCCCACCGAGGAGGGCCTTGCCAGTTTACACAGCGTGTTGCTAAGGAAACAGCCCTACCTGTGGCGTGCCGCTCTGCTTTACTACACGGTGCACCACGCTGCCAACATGAGCTTCAGTCAGCTCTTCAGCCACATAGCCCGCTTCGTCCAGAACCCCGCAGTGCGCTGGGAGTACTGCCTCCGTGCCAAGAGGGGACAAACTGATACCTCCAAACCAG GCTGCTTCAGTAAGGATCAGGTATATCTTGATGGAATCCTCAGGATTTTGCGACACAGGAGAAACATCGATTTCAAGATGTTGACCTCTCTTGGCAAG GTATCTTATGAGGACGTGGAGAGGCTCCGACATATGGCGGTCCTCCACAGGACCAGAATTCCTCACTTTATGCAGGATGAGGTGCGGTACCTTCAACACCTCGACTACATTGTTGAAGTCAACGAGCTGGATGATGCAGAGCTCCAAAATCTCGTACCTTAG
- the LOC125307503 gene encoding zinc finger protein 319, with the protein MIHGPPLSSSKLNPYVRSGRMSEAWQQHAVVPPPVVHTLPHGAENPLGSAVYGIVLQPDPTLAPPPHSQHSQPHPVPAQQPSLQVGSEGSHKCGACGHDISHLANPHEHQCMVNQDRSFQCTQCMKIFQQATDLLEHQCVQVEQKPFVCGVCKMGFSLLTSLAQHHTEHTGSNPMKCSICEKTYRPGSSGNPGSSSSANTGEGSSTSTYDGSTPHRPYKCSVCHKSFRHLSELSRHERVHTGEKPFKCTICDKSFSQASHLQHHQRTHSSERPYKCAVCEKTFKHRSHLVRHMYSHSGEHLFKCNLCEMHFKESSELLHHQCQPAGDRPFRCSSCDKGFKRQSDLRQHERTHSEDRPFQCEECQMSFKQQYALVRHRRTHKNPADRPFKCNLCDKGFLQPSHLLYHQHVHGIESLFKCAACQKGFSQSGELLKHKCGAAASSSEKPYKCDVCGKGYKKSSTLQRHQNNAHCTEKPLKCSLCDRRFVSSSEFVQHHCDPAREKPLKCSDCEKRFKYSSEMQRHRRVHTGEKPFKCPTCDKGFKQREHLAKHGSVHSREAQFKCVWCGERFGDLCALQEHTVQHTAEGGGYPVAPCIQ; encoded by the coding sequence ATGATCCACGGTCCACCTCTCTCATCTTCAAAACTGAATCCATACGTGCGCAGCGGCAGGATGTCGGAGGCCTGGCAGCAGCACGCTGTAGTGCCTCCCCCAGTGGTGCACACTCTCCCCCACGGGGCAGAGAACCCGCTGGGGAGCGCCGTCTACGGGATAGTCCTGCAGCCAGACCCTACCCTGGCACCGCCTCCGCACAGCCAACACTCCCAGCCACACCCGGTGCCAGCCCAGCAGCCCTCCCTGCAGGTGGGCAGCGAGGGCAGCCACAAGTGTGGCGCCTGCGGGCACGACATCTCGCACCTGGCCAACCCGCACGAGCACCAGTGCATGGTGAATCAGGATCGCTCCTTCCAGTGCACCCAGTGCATGAAGATCTTCCAGCAGGCTACCGATCTCCTGGAGCACCAGTGTGTTCAGGTGGAGCAGAAGCCAtttgtgtgtggcgtgtgcaaGATGGGGTTCTCGCTGCTCACCTCGCTGGCGCAGCACCACACGGAACACACTGGGAGCAACCCCATGAAGTGCTCCATCTGTGAGAAGACGTACCGCCCAGGCTCCTCAGGGAACCCCGGTTCCTCGTCCTCCGCCAACACCGGTGAAGGATCGTCCACCTCCACATATGACGGCTCCACTCCTCACCGACCTTACAAATGCTCCGTGTGCCACAAGAGCTTCCGTCACCTGTCTGAACTTTCACGCCATGAGCGCGTGCACACGGGCGAGAAGCCCTTCAAGTGCACCATTTGCGACAAGAGCTTCAGCCAGGCCTCCCACCTGCAGCACCACCAGCGCACGCACAGCTCCGAGCGGCCCTACAAGTGTGCCGTGTGCGAGAAGACCTTCAAGCACCGCTCCCACCTGGTGCGTCACATGTATTCCCACTCCGGTGAGCACCTGTTCAAGTGCAACCTGTGCGAGATGCACTTCAAGGAGTCGTCCGAGCTGCTGCACCACCAATGCCAGCCTGCCGGGGACCGCCCGTTCCGCTGCAGCTCGTGTGACAAGGGCTTCAAGCGCCAGTCTGATCTGCGCCAGCACGAGCGCACCCACTCGGAGGACCGGCCGTTTCAGTGTGAGGAGTGTCAGATGAGCTTCAAGCAGCAGTACGCCCTGGTCCGTCACCGCCGCACGCACAAGAACCCCGCCGACCGGCCGTTCAAGTGCAACCTCTGCGACAAGGGCTTCCTGCAGCCGTCCCACCTGCTCTACCACCAGCACGTGCACGGCATCGAGAGCCTGTTCAAGTGCGCCGCCTGTCAGAAGGGCTTCAGCCAGTCGGGCGAGTTGCTGAAGCACAAGTGTGGCGCGGCTGCCTCGTCGTCTGAGAAGCCCTACAAGTGCGACGTGTGCGGCAAAGGCTACAAGAAGTCCTCGACGCTGCAGCGCCACCAGAACAACGCGCACTGCACGGAGAAGCCGCTCAAGTGCTCGCTCTGCGATCGCCGCTTCGTGTCGTCCTCGGAGTTCGTGCAGCACCACTGCGACCCGGCCCGCGAAAAGCCGCTCAAGTGCTCCGACTGCGAGAAGCGCTTCAAGTACTCCTCGGAGATGCAGCGTCACAGGCGGGTCCACACGGGCGAGAAGCCCTTCAAATGCCCGACCTGCGACAAGGGCTTCAAGCAGCGTGAGCACCTGGCCAAGCACGGCAGCGTCCACTCCAGAGAGGCCCAGTTcaaatgtgtgtggtgtggcgaGCGCTTCGGAGACCTGTGCGCACTCCAGGAGCACACTGTCCAGCACACTGCGGAAGGTGGGGGTTACCCTGTGGCCCCCTGCATACAGTAA
- the csnk2a2a gene encoding casein kinase 2, alpha prime polypeptide a isoform X2 — protein sequence MKLTSQAGVTDAVCDLLYNQDDYQLVRKLGRGKYSEVFEAINVNSNERVVVKILKPVKKKKIKREIKILENLKGGTNIIRLVDTVKDPVSRTPALVFECINNTDFKDLYQRLTDFDIRFYLYELLKALDYCHSMGIMHRDVKPHNVMIDHQMRKLRLIDWGLAEFYHPAQEYNVRVASRSYKGPELLVDYQMYDYSLDMWSLGCMLASMIFQKEPFFHGQDNYDQLVRIAKVLGTEELYDYLQKYHIELDTRFKDLLGQQTRKRWEQFVQPENQHLVSPEALDLLDKLLRYDHQQRLTAAEAMEHPYFYPVLKGQSLSNTDSTLAISGSNAT from the exons ATGAAGCTCACGTCCCAAGCTGGAG TTACTGATGCTGTTTGCGACCTACTATA caaccAGGATGACTATCAGCTTGTACGTAAACTGGGCAGAGGGAAGTACAGCGAAGTTTTTGAAGCCATCAACGTCAACAGCAATGAAAGGGTGGTTGTCAAAATCCTCAAG CctgtgaagaagaagaagatcaaACGTGAGATCAAAATCCTAGAAAATCTGAAAGGAGGCACCAACATAATTCGTCTGGTGGACACAGTGAAGGATCCAGTG TCGAGGACACCAGCACTTGTCTTTGAGTGCATTAATAACACAGATTTTAAG GACCTGTACCAGAGGCTAACAGATTTTGATATACGTTTCTACCTGTATGAGCTGCTCAAG GCTCTGGACTACTGTCACAGCATGGGGATCATGCATCGGGATGTCAAGCCACACAATGTGATGATAGACCACCAAATGAGAAAG TTGCGTCTCATTGACTGGGGGCTGGCAGAGTTCTACCACCCTGCTCAGGAGTACAATGTCAGGGTGGCATCCAGGTCGTACAAGGGACCAGAGCTGCTGGTGGACTATCAG ATGTACGACTACAGTCTGGACATGTGGAGCCTGGGCTGCATGCTGGCCAGTATGATATTCCAGAAGGAGCCCTTTTTCCACGGACAAGATAACTATGACCAG CTTGTCCGTATAGCCAAGGTCCTGGGAACAGAGGAACTCTATGACTACCTGCAAAAGTACCACATTGAACTGGACACCCGTTTCAAGGACCTACTGGGCCA GCAGACACGTAAGCGCTGGGAGCAGTTTGTTCAGCCGGAGAACCAGCACCTGGTAAGCCCAGAGGCCCTCGACCTTTTGGACAAGCTTCTGCGCTATGACCATCAGCAGAGGCTGACCGCTGCCGAAGCCATGGAGCACCCTTACTTCT ATCCTGTGCTGAAGGGACAGTCTCTCTCCAACACAGACAGCACTCTTGCAATAAGCGGCTCCAACGCAACATGA